CaatgtttattttctttctaacTCTCCGTCCCCCTTTTTGCCTAGCCATCAcccatgcatatatatacatatataccaCTTTATTAGAAAACAATAAGTTTACGTTGCAGCATAACGGAGCTCTTTTAATTAGGATTGATTACATATTAATCTTGTCAATGAAATAGGAACGGCTAAGCAACCAATTAATTAGAAACATgaccaattaaaattaataataataataaaataactttgaaataaattacacataaaatatcctacaatcccccacaatttattttaaagttttagttttttaagTGTTCCCAAGAGCGTGAAAAATCAACGCATACGCACTAGTGTCTTTTGGACTATGAACTAATACATAGAGCAAATGAAATTTGATCCACTAGAATGTCGGTGAGATTATAACCTCTATGAACCTCATTCCGTATGTGAAACAGTGACTTCATCACTCACATTGATCTTTCGTCCAAAGTTGTTCAACGCGGTGTGGTGCATTTTGGCCTTACACCTATTCCTGGATTTCATGAGTGGCTCTAGAAAGTCTGCCCAAGCTTTCATAGGGGCGGCCTCACCTCAACACTCATATAGGTGAATCTATCAAGTGTACACCACAGTCAAGCACACCACTCATTTATGAGCTATAGATTCATTAAGAGAAGAACTCAACCTCCAACGTTGTAGTATACACTATCCTACACCATACTACACCATAGGGATGAACTCAAATAGAAATTGGATAGTGACTCCTCAATTGACAAGTGacttgttcttacccatatgaacaTAGCCTTGCAAATTTTCACAATCTATGTTGGGTTACCAtcactttcaatttttgtattggACATAAATCCATCCCCTTCGATGTATATTGCACCCACTAGTTTCTTGCTCAGTGGGATTATCACAggatcctttatatatatatatcactcaaCAACGCGTTGTTTTACAAAATCACAATGcattgactaagacgtctcttaatcaatatttcatcatttattttcaaatgtacATCTATGATATATTATCATAGGCTTACTTAGATAAATTCTAAGCAACAACACCTCCACTAAGGGAGAAATTAAATCTATATTTAGATTTATTGGCACAGGTCTACTTAAAAATTTTCCAAGCAACAAACCCCCACATTGGAAAAACTAATCcacacaaatatttattttcttatcgaAAGTTTTATTaatcatcattgtattattttaatacaatggataatccacaatATACCATATTATAGTTTATGGTATCTCTCAAATATTTCATGAGTCACAATCATAAGTCTACTTAGAATATTTCTAAGCGACATCTTTTTTATCACAtattcaagtcatgaaatttcTCAATAAAATATCTCCTCAATTTTCCTCCGAGAAAGCACAACATTTTTCCGTGAGACAAAACCTTACAGCATCACTTGAATAACAATTAGAGGacaatatatatacatatatatatataaatagtgaACAATATaaacacaacaaaatattattcaCCGATTGGAGAAATCAAAGTTTGAAAGTACTAAAGCTTTAAAACCAATTCATTTTATATCACCCCAATGTATCACAACCGAGTGCAATCCAAAATATAGTATCTCCAATTTTTCTTAAATCTTGCAATTCACATATATAGAATAAACATTGTAATaaaccaaaacacaagctcACTATAGACaacaaattcataatttataaagagTACTACTCATACCAAAACTTGGTCACGTTAATATATaggtaattttattttcacaaaaACATTAGAATAATTATATCTCTTTATTCAATCATACCCAGCGACCACACTTGTTTCataaaaacatataatatatttatttccaaaatttCTCAATTTCTTTCCAATCACATaataaataagcaaaataatatttcatgataaaataaaatttttatcaaacaatgcTTTTGATATATATACATTaactttaattatataattatgcccccacaataaaatatatttcgaAAGTCAAGTGGACATTTTAATTTATGCTCAACAAAATTTTagctttaaaaataaattcttacACATTTAACTCAGTTAACCAATACTATGGCAAAGTgtcaaaaactaaaaacaatcCACAAGATAAATTACCATGTTAAACAAACTCCAAACTTACATACATACTATATAGTATTAAAATAGGTACAAAGTAATTATTCCATAACAATAAGCAATTCAATATTAAACCAGCATGAGTAGTATGGAATGTACACTAGCATAGAATCGAACATACACAGTATTTAAAAGTCTAAAAACACACATTCATGGACATAGTTTGCAATTAACAGTAACAAATCATAGTTGAGCAAGGAAACATAAATAAAGTGGAATAATTAGATAGAACCTGGATGAAACTCATTCATCATTTCTCTATACAATATATCAAGATCAGCACGCTCCTAAAGTGAGTAGCCTCAAAATTTGCTTTCCATCGATATCATATCTACCTTATTACCCAAATTTGAGTTTCTCTTTTTCATCAACAGATAATTCAATTACCaaatcaataataaaattaGTAATAATTCTATGCCAAAGAATACTCTTAagattgttggaaaaatatgacatagcattatttcattaatataaatcaaagaaatattggtacaaataaatatgatacatcatgaaataaaattgataacataataaaataaaataaaatagaaaagaagaaaagcTTATCGATTTGACTGAGGCGTGTAaatgcactgggcttaagagtatttcgccaccacagATAAGTTACCCAgtgcagttggtctcatagctaataccctccaggatacaacagtcacttcttgctagcaccgcacgtgaattagcaaggtctcaaGAACCACTTTTTGGATGTTCAAGGAAACTTAGTATTATATTAGTTATACACaatgtttattttctttctaacTCTCCGTCCCCCTTTTTGCCTAGCCATCAcccatgcatatatatacatatataccaCTTTATTAGAAAACAATAAGTTTACGTTGCAGCGTAACGGAGCCCTTTTAATTAGGATTGATTACATATTAATCTTGTCAATGAAATAGGAACGGCTAAGCAACCAATTAATTAGAAACATgaccaattaaaattaataataataataataaaataactttgaaataaattacacataaaatatCCTACATAACCTTGCGACTCTGAAAACTTCGATGTTTGGAGAACCGTCGCAACAAGCACATAGCGATGGTTGAAACTGCCGGCACTTTCCATATAGAAATATGCTagggttttatttttatttagatgtttaatactccatccgtcccaaattataaggaaaaataaaaaaatcacactaaacatgagaatttgaagtatgtttttatgagtttttcttggaataagttgcataggaagatgtaaaaacaatttttattagttgtttgtttattgagaaaatgagagagagagagaagaaattaaatgcaatttgcatttaattttatgagaatgaggaaaaaatattcttgaaaataattttttccttataatttgggactaaaaaatgagtttttttccttataatttgggacgatAAAGTACTTAGATTTACACATTATTAGTATCAGTATGTAGTTTACGTGTATATATAGAAcgtgagatttttttttcatgagtATAAGATGTCTGGACATTCTACAAAAATGTTTGATAAATTCCTTGTTAATGTATTTATCTTTTGCTTGCATATATAACTTGTCTTCAAGATTGCCTATATGTGATGttgataaaaaatttgtttgactATGGACCCGTTTCTGTTCCCGTTTCTGTTCgccttatttttgagttttgagtttatataaataaataaagttttatgtgaatttataagttttcaactaaaaaagtggtatttttataagctaatttcttataaattactttgaaaaacttataatattacataaaaactcatttatttgcataaattatttcacataaactcaaaataagtcaatccaaacgagATCATTATACGATGACAAGTCACTAAAGGAGTATAAAGTTTACCCACTCATGGCATGCACATTTATTGGCACACAAGATCGACAAACGTACAAAAAATGCAAGTGTACATCGATAAATAGATAGTTAGATTAGTTGAAAATATACATATTGAAAATTCTAAATTTCACATTGTTAAATTTACGAAGATTGTCTTAAAATTAGTTTGTGTAAAATTCTGTTTGCttttaaaccaaatatattttaaaacaaaggtttatatttttttgcaaaattctatttgtttttaaacTAAATATGTTTTAGATATTAAGCCTTACATTTCTATATATATGGACTCTAATTCTTCCTTAGAAGATGCACTAGTCAAAAGCAATTTAAACTTatatcttactttttttttctctctctttttctctctcttataCTCTTGTTTTAGTGTTTGTGAGATGTAGTGAgatatttgttttaaaaactaTGAGTGTATTTAGGATTGAGAGTAGTTTGTGTATTGAAACAATTTTCACATTGTGTTATGCTAAATTTGCCATCCTATCTCTCAAACTAAAAAATCTAGGATTGGTAAATGTGAACTTCATCCTATCTCTCGGTCAAACTCATCCCAATTTTTGTTCTCCTTTTTTGTTCATCTCTAATGAGTAGGGAACAACTAACTTATGGGTAGGGCTGCACAAAATAACCAATTACAATGCAAATCCACGACCACATTCAAATCCAATCTTAAAAATTCagttaattctaaaataaaatttaaccaaTCCATTTACATATGATTAGTTATCCAAATATGAAAACCGGTTATTTAACCGGATATTCATATCCaaaacctattttattttatttttttggattaatttttttaatttttttttaaaaaaaccaatATCTTAGTTTATTCTCTGTTAATATGTTATcgtcaaaaatcaaaatcaacaaccCCAATTTCATTCGGAGATTTCACAAAATTGGAAAATAAGTTAGATTCATTCCATAAGATTTGAAAATacacaacaaaaaaatgatataattataaCCTGCAAAATTAGAGAGacggagagagagagagagagagaaagtgagagCGAAGGAGAATGGAAAGTGGTCAAAACACGCCGACGGACGTGGCCGGAGTTACGGCGGCAAGCTTCCATCCCTTTCATATTCTTCTTCCATCCCTAGAGAGGGAGAAACACACgcagagagagtgagagagagagagaatgagacAGTGGAGGCGCAACTAGGCCGAAAAAGATGAACATAGCGCTCACGGCGGTCGTGGCCGGCAGCGCAACGGCGATCCCCGTTCTTCTACCTTTCTCcgtgtttcaattttttttccatcaatatatatatatatatatatatatatatatatatatatatatatatatatatatatatatatatatatatatatatatatatatatatatatatatatatatatatatatatatatatatatatattccagtttatatatgcatatttttatgcatccttcctttttttttttttttgacatatatgtatttcttcctaaaaaaaaatatttacatttatatttttttatatgcattttttttgtttacaataagcACATGGAAATATTtagtaaaggaaaaaaatgaatttggagAATAATTGGTTTCAAACCAAAAAATAACtagattaaaatttgaatttaagaaATAACcgattttaaatcaaatttgataaataacaaatttaaaaatcagatttatAAATTTAACCGGTTATGTAACCATAATCATATTTATAACTAGTTTGACAACCGGTTTTAAATAAAATGTGGATTTGGTTATGAATACTAATccaaaaaaatggtttataaaTGGTTTGGTTTTGGAGAAAAACCGACCATGCACACTCCTACTTATGGGTGGGATGAATAGTTCAACTGATTGAACTAGTTGAGTTAAGGGTTAAAAGATATGGAGGTTTAGGTTTATTGTCTTccaagtgtaaaaaaaaaaaaaaaactaacataacaattaacatacTAAACCAGAGAGGATAAGAATATTAGTTTTAATACCACATTATTCTGGTATAAATCTTAcgtttatgcaaagattaaacgTGTTCCTGTGAGCATAGTTCGGTTGGTAAAAATTTCACATTATATACGTAGAGATCGAAGTTAAAACTCAGAAtctctcacttattcacctcaAGAATAACAAATTGGTATATACTTtgagttattaaaaaaaaaagttgtgacTTTTTCTCTCTTCTATATAAATATTCTATATAAATATGTATTCTATATAAATATGTATAAAGGAGATGCCaagttttgatttatttttctcttccaattttaccatTCATTTTATGCttcataaaaaagtcttgaaAGCTCTCAAAATTTGTCATacacaaaaaatgtttttttgagTGCAGAACACCAACAACTCCTACAGAAATATatttccacaaaaaaaaaaaaaaaccaacagaaatatacttaatttttttcgtttttaattctttaaacaaaatattatcaccaaactaaaaatattatcaccaacaattaaggtgttaattaaaTACAACAAGAAAATGGAATTGAGGTGTTACACTGTTCACCTTTAGACTTTCTCTTTAACAATATAGTTCATCTCATGTATCAATAATGAAACCATCTCAACTTTTTGAACAACAAAAAATGTGGAGTGTTTCTTTTGGCGCCCCTGaagtttctcgcgcgccgtaAACACTGTCCgctatttttctctttcaaacTTCCTATTTTATAACatctactacttaagtagcggacaagtAAAAAATGGAAAACAAAGAGGGCGCGCGAGAAAACACAAGGGCACCAAAAGAACCTCTCAAAAATGTGATGAGTCAGGCTCAAGAGTGAAGCATGTAAAGCCCTTTCCCTTCACCCAAAAAATTCTGTTATACGACTGAAACAAATAATGTGTGATGTTTTAGAAATGGAGGGGGTGAAAAGTAATCCTATAATTGAAATTGAATGCCTATCCCTTCATCATATATAAGAACTAAACATATAATTTCAGTAGTCCACTAAAAAAATGCTCTATCCATAAGAAAGAATGGAGGACAAAAAATACATGTATTAGGGGAAGTTAATCAAGCCCCCTTGTTTCAACTTCATCAACCAAGCTCCCTAGTGTCAAAATTAAGCAGCTTCAAATGCAATAATGTATTCTGTCTACATACGTAAAAActtaggaaaaaaaatgaaaatttgaagatcTTCAAATGCAATATATTAAAAGCATTCCTCTCTTCATCCAACTATGTTCTAGTGTGTAAAATGGGTTTCATGAAAACATACTTGAGCTTTGTTGTATTATCTGCAATAGAAATGAAGTAGACTTAGTCGTGCCTAATGAAAGACACCAAATTGCAATTGAAAAGAACTAACCTTAGTCATGCCTAATGCCTAGCATTTTCATTGCTAGCTCCCAGGTGACAATTGTTGCAGCATTAGCCGGAAATGCTCGACCTACCGTGGGGCCGAGACCTGTATAGCACCCCTTCAAACCAGTCCTCTTGTAGATctacaaaaaaacaatttatgccTTTCTGATGTCTAGTTTTGTTTATGATTGGCAATTACAGAAACAGATGAAGAAAGGTTTGAGAGAACTTACTGAACTCAAGATCGTAAAAGGGTTTCTGGGACAGTTTTTATCCGGGTTTGTCTGAATTAGTGTCTTTGCCACGTCAAGGGGCATAACTACCAACCAAAACTGGTAGAACAATCAAGCAAAATCACAACCAACAAAACTTTAGTAGGGTTTATAGTATATTTAGTTGTAAACTACATAAAGTAAATACATGCTTAGTTCTCAAGATGCTTACGGCCACACCACTAACTCCACCGGTAACAACTCCAATTCCAATTTCAATCAGGTGACTGTAATCGGATGAAGCAGGTTTGATATATGAATGCATTCGATAACGCATATATTCATATACACTGAAAAAGGTAGCATTCCCTATAGATTCTCTAAGCAATGTTGTACTACTTCCACGAAATACTCCTTTCACCTGAAAGTAATTCCATCAGCTATAACACATTAATCAATAATCATAATATTGCAAGATATTGCAGAATTTCCTCACCCCTTCTGTTTTTAAAGTTTTAAGGGCACAATCAAGGGGACTACTGTATCTACTTGACACGGGAACTAAAGAGTCGGTGCCTTGGATCTGCATCCTACACTGAAGAAGTTTAACTTAAATTGGAATGGTTATATAGACAACCGACCAAAGAAACTGCGGTATATTAGATATATACAAACCTTAGGTTCACGTTACCTTTATCAGTTCAGTTGGACCTAACACAAAACTGTTGATGGCACCACTAAAAGCTGCAGACGGTATTACCACTTGAGGTTGTGGGGCACCGCTTTGCACGCCACCCTAGATTAGTGGACAAACAAAATTTGAAGGCATGAATTAAAGCATGCTATGAAGCATATGATACATCACAACAGAGAAATTCAGAAAACCAGTAAAAAGATCATAGTACTCTATCGAATAACCTCATTTATGTCACGTTTATGCACACCTGAAGGTACTGTTTTGTCTGGGAATAAATGCCGAAAAAGAGAGATCCTTCCAAAGCCATCCCAGCAAAAGATGATGTTGCTCCTCTATAAAATCCTTTGATCTGAAATAGAGTTTGTACTAGTTGGCAATCTCAAATCATTTCTCTCAAATCTcttatttaaaatgaataagaaaaagaaaacttgGTTTTGCATACAGTTAAACTTAAGAGATATGAAGTCATTAGcaccagaaaaagaaaaggagataTAACATCATTCATAGCACTATATTTAAGAGTTCATGCGTTCAACCACCGACACTCCCATTCTTCGTGATTAAATTTATGACCAAGTAAAATGAGCCTAGTCTTAGACACATGTCAGTAGAAAAGGTTAAAATTCAAGGTGAAAAGCATCCCAGCAGAAAGGAACTAAAAAAGTGAATGTTGCTATGCATAACTGATGTTAAGCATAGTAGCATGCAGATTTTACGAATAATAACCAAAATAAGTCCAATGATCAGTTTCCATGAAATATAATATCCAGTGCAAACTTGACATCATTCACTAAAAGTTTAGATGTTTGATTAcatcaaatcaaaattaattttgcttCCAAATCTCAGTTTGACTAAAGATGATAAATAAGACAAACTTTGTGTTGGGTTGAAATATTTACGCCAAGTtcagtcaaaaaaagaaaaaaacttaagCTAAGTTTAACACCAAACTTGCTATTAGAGTACAAATATACCAACATAAAATACTTCACTTAAAATCCAATTTCAACAAAATGAACTCATTATTAGAATACTAAATCTAAATTAGTACTAAATAAAACGGTATCAATCAAGTAAATGATCCCATAACATGCCTAATTGCCTACATTATGATAAAACTACAATTGGCCAGACTTCCTGTTTTATACACAAGAAATCATATTAACCATCACTGATACAAGTTAGCAGTTATCTACTATTTCACATTCTTCTGTTTACTTCAAATGATTAACTTGTTAATTTCATCTCTCGGAAGTTAAAGCTAATGATAGaagatattaaaaaaactattataatATCTTGATATTTGTAGTGTATATGGAAAAAAAAGACATACTCCTTCAGTCTGTAATATCCTAGCAGTACAATGCAATCCATTTCTGTATGGAACTAGATGTGCTTTTGTGTTGTGCGTCTGCAGCTTCACCTAATAAATGGAAcggaaaaaaatattgttagtAGATAGgctaatttttaaaaggtaaataaaaacaacaaacatataatcaaagaaacataaaaagatCCTTGATCAGCAATAAAAATGCATTGGAAGAACCTAAAGCAGATATGAACGCAAGTATGAAAGTCAGAACTTAGAAAAACAATGTAGAATACTATTTACcagaagaaaatttaaaaaaactaaaaatgttCATGTTTATCACAAATCAAAATAACAGTCCAAAAACTACAAATACATTTACAACTATAATGGCAATGATCAATGGAAACATTATTAGTGGCAGATTACTGCATAAGTGATAAATAATCAATGGAAACACTATTGGTGGCAGATTACTGCATCAAGTGATATCTCACGATATCTCACTGAAACATAGAGAATCATGATATAGGAAAATTGTTCAAAACAAGGTATGCTGATTGCTGAATGCatatgtatattctttttttttttttttttctcaagtagcctagtggcgaGAAATTCACCCCGAATCACGGGTTTGAACCCCAGTCCccgcatatataatgtgatgtcttTATCAACTAAGTTATGCTCACATAATGAATATCTATATTCTAATGTACAAATTTACTAAAATTTTAGAAAGTTCACTACCTTTTTCATGCCTTATCAATAATATTAGTGATTAATTATTAAGGCTTTAAAACGAGCGGAAAGGAACAAAATGGAATGGATCattgtttgaatattttatgACGAAACAGAACAGAACAGAACAACATTctcattccattgtttggatagtAGACTGAAtgaaatgaataataataatccagATTACATTATCTAGGTCAAAAACATGGTACTCTAATTACAAAACAAGATGGTAATGATTCTAGTTCTACTACATGAGTTAGCTCAATTCACTGTTTCAGCAACAAGTTACATTGTAAAGCAAAGATAATTGCAACAAAAAAGAATGAATGGTAAATGAAAATTGCGAACCTTAACGGTATCAAAAGGGTGACCAGTGACTACAGCGGAAACTCCAGCGAGTAAACCAGCGACATAATCCTTGTACCCTGAATGTGAAATT
This portion of the Trifolium pratense cultivar HEN17-A07 linkage group LG3, ARS_RC_1.1, whole genome shotgun sequence genome encodes:
- the LOC123915824 gene encoding mitochondrial arginine transporter BAC1, translating into MSEISHSGYKDYVAGLLAGVSAVVTGHPFDTVKVKLQTHNTKAHLVPYRNGLHCTARILQTEGIKGFYRGATSSFAGMALEGSLFFGIYSQTKQYLQGGVQSGAPQPQVVIPSAAFSGAINSFVLGPTELIKCRMQIQGTDSLVPVSSRYSSPLDCALKTLKTEGVKGVFRGSSTTLLRESIGNATFFSVYEYMRYRMHSYIKPASSDYSHLIEIGIGVVTGGVSGVAFWLVVMPLDVAKTLIQTNPDKNCPRNPFTILSSIYKRTGLKGCYTGLGPTVGRAFPANAATIVTWELAMKMLGIRHD